One Delphinus delphis chromosome 3, mDelDel1.2, whole genome shotgun sequence genomic region harbors:
- the LPAR2 gene encoding lysophosphatidic acid receptor 2, translated as MVTMGQCYYNETIGFFYNNSGKELSSHWRPKDVVVVALGLTVSVLVLLTNLLVIAAIASNRRFHQPIYYLLGNLAAADLFAGVAYLFLMFHTGPRTARLSLQGWFLRQGLLDTSLTASVATLLAIAVERHRSVMAVQLHSRLPRGRVIMLIVGVWVAALGLGLLPAHSWHCLCALDRCSRMAPLLSRSYLAVWALSSLLVFLLMVAVYTRIFFYVRRRVQRMAEHVSCHPHYRETTLSLVKTVVIILGAFVVCWTPGQVVLLLDGLGCKSCNVLAVEKYFLLLAEANSLVNAVVYSCRDAEMRRTFRHLLCCLCLRRSTHKSVRYTSSTQTGPSTRIMLPENGHSLMDSTL; from the exons ATGGTCACCATGGGCCAGTGCTACTACAATGAGACCATCGGCTTCTTCTACAACAACAGCGGCAAGGAGCTCAGCTCCCACTGGCGGCCCAAAGATGTGGTTGTGGTGGCACTGGGGCTGACTGTCAGCGTGCTGGTGCTGCTGACCAACCTGCTGGTCATCGCGGCCATCGCCTCCAACCGTCGCTTCCACCAGCCCATTTACTACCTGCTTGGCAACCTGGCCGCAGCTGACCTCTTTGCCGGTGTAGCCTACCTCTTCCTCATGTTCCATACAGGCCCGCGCACAGCCCGGCTCTCACTTCAGGGCTGGTTCTTGCGGCAGGGCCTGTTGGACACGAGCCTGACGGCGTCCGTGGCCACACTCCTGGCCATCGCCGTGGAGCGGCACCGCAGTGTGATGGCTGTGCAGCTGCACAGCCGCCTGCCCCGAGGCCGGGTCATCATGCTCATCGTGGGCGTGTGGGTGGCCgcgctgggcctggggctgctgccCGCCCACTCCTGGCACTGCCTCTGTGCCCTGGACCGCTGCTCGCGCATGGCCCCCCTGCTCAGCCGCTCCTACCTGGCCGTCTGGGCCCTGTCCAGCCTGCTCGTCTTCCTGCTCATGGTGGCTGTCTACACTCGCATTTTCTTCTATGTGAGGCGGCGGGTGCAGCGCATGGCAGAGCATGTCAGCTGCCACCCCCACTACCGTGAAACCACGCTCAGCCTGGTCAAGACTGTTGTCATCATCCTGG GGGCGTTTGTGGTCTGCTGGACACCGGGCCAGGTGGTGCTGCTTCTGGATGGTCTGGGCTGCAAGTCCTGCAACGTCCTGGCTGTGGAGAAATATTTCCTACTCTTAGCCGAGGCCAACTCGCTGGTCAACGCCGTGGTGTACTCATGCCGAGATGCTGAGATGCGCCGCACCTTCCGCCACCTCCTCTGCTGTCTGTGCCTTCGCCGGTCCACCCACAAGTCTGTTCGCTACACATCCTCCACCCAGACAGGCCCTAGCACTCGCATCATGCTTCCTGAGAATGGCCATTCCCTGATGGACTCCACCCTTTAG